A part of Magnetospirillum sp. ME-1 genomic DNA contains:
- a CDS encoding nucleotidyltransferase family protein yields MAKLDDVLAVLRAHADELRARGVLHAGVFGSVARGEDTGESDVDVAVEFDPAHPVGLFQFVAIERTISDLLGSPVDMIELHEMSRPRFRQAVERDRVDAF; encoded by the coding sequence ATGGCCAAACTCGATGATGTCCTTGCCGTGTTGCGCGCCCACGCCGACGAGCTGCGGGCGCGGGGCGTCCTGCATGCCGGTGTGTTCGGTTCGGTGGCGCGGGGCGAGGATACCGGGGAGTCCGATGTGGATGTGGCCGTGGAATTCGATCCCGCCCATCCCGTCGGTCTGTTCCAGTTCGTGGCGATCGAGAGAACCATCAGCGACTTGCTCGGCAGTCCCGTGGATATGATCGAGTTGCACGAGATGAGCCGTCCCCGCTTCCGGCAGGCGGTGGAGAGGGATCGGGTCGATGCCTTCTGA
- a CDS encoding HepT-like ribonuclease domain-containing protein, protein MPSERPAQRLQDIIDSIDDATAFIGGVADTAAINQDRKTLRAVERCFQIISEAAIKLGAEAERLCPGLPWADIRGIGNPLRHEYDVISPARLWQSIRDDLPPLRAACVQALKTHFGDDG, encoded by the coding sequence ATGCCTTCTGAGCGTCCGGCGCAAAGACTTCAGGACATCATCGACAGCATTGACGATGCCACCGCTTTCATTGGTGGCGTTGCCGATACCGCCGCGATCAACCAGGATCGCAAGACCTTGCGTGCCGTGGAGCGTTGTTTTCAGATCATCAGCGAGGCGGCAATAAAGCTCGGGGCCGAGGCTGAGCGTCTTTGTCCGGGGCTGCCATGGGCCGACATCCGGGGAATCGGCAATCCTCTCCGCCACGAGTACGACGTCATTTCACCGGCTCGCCTGTGGCAGAGTATCCGTGACGATCTTCCGCCGCTGCGGGCGGCCTGCGTCCAGGCCCTGAAAACCCATTTTGGAGACGACGGCTGA
- the rnr gene encoding ribonuclease R, whose amino-acid sequence MKKPTHKPKKIVPIPSKQEILDFIRAQPGRVGKRELARAFNLKGADKIDLKAILKELEREGAVERGQKRRFARPGALPDVGVVEIIGSDSDGELLARPLNWEGDGRPPRIFMAPFRPGEAAVGVGDRVLAKLKRVRGEDVYEARPIRVIGEARARVLGVFEPNPDGSGRLRPTSRKEKAEYIVPRGETSDAKAGELVLADIMPGRLYGVRTASVKERMGLLGAPRSVSLVAIHTNDIPFEFPEAALKQAAAEGPAPMGDRTDLRSIPLVTIDGEDARDFDDAVFAEPDSDPKNPGGWHCIVAIADVSWYVRPGDALDKEAFKRGNSVYFPDRVVPMLPEELSNGWCSLKPDEDRPCMGVHFWLDALGNKLRHRFVRGMMRSVARLTYTQVQAARDGRPDDKTAPLLSNVIEPLYGAWAALFRERKERGVLELDIPERKVTITPDGKVESITERERFDSHRLIEDFMIMANVCAAETLEKVGKPCMYRIHDLPSQEKLEGLREFLSSLDLKLAKGQVLRPAHFNRILEAVADTANSHLVSEVILRSQAQAQYSPENIGHFGLGLARYAHFTSPIRRYADLLVHRALIAGLHLGEGALPADAVAHFAEWGEHISITERRAAVAEREAVDRYVTAFLSDRVGATFAGKVSGVTRFGLFVTLDQTGADGLVPISTLPEDFYVHDEVHHCLVGKRTRKTFQLGQKLEVELAEANTLTGSMVFRLGGAPERPARPPRPGSRPFRPGGGGRKGRR is encoded by the coding sequence ATGAAAAAGCCGACGCACAAGCCCAAGAAGATCGTCCCCATTCCGTCCAAGCAGGAAATCCTCGACTTCATCAGGGCCCAGCCCGGACGGGTCGGCAAGCGCGAGCTGGCGCGGGCCTTCAACCTCAAGGGCGCCGACAAGATCGACCTCAAGGCCATCCTGAAGGAGCTGGAGAGGGAAGGCGCCGTCGAGCGCGGCCAGAAGCGGCGCTTCGCCCGTCCCGGCGCGCTGCCCGACGTGGGCGTGGTGGAGATCATCGGCAGCGACAGTGACGGCGAATTGCTGGCGCGGCCTCTGAACTGGGAGGGTGACGGGCGGCCGCCGCGCATCTTCATGGCGCCCTTCCGTCCCGGCGAGGCGGCGGTGGGCGTCGGCGACCGGGTGCTGGCCAAGCTGAAGCGGGTCAGGGGCGAGGACGTCTACGAGGCGCGGCCCATCCGCGTCATCGGCGAGGCCAGGGCCCGCGTGCTGGGCGTGTTCGAGCCCAACCCCGACGGCTCGGGCCGCTTGCGCCCCACCTCGCGCAAGGAAAAGGCCGAGTACATCGTGCCCAGGGGCGAAACCTCTGACGCCAAGGCGGGCGAACTGGTGCTCGCCGACATCATGCCTGGGCGGCTCTATGGCGTGCGCACCGCCTCGGTGAAGGAGCGCATGGGCCTGTTGGGCGCGCCGCGCTCGGTCAGCCTGGTGGCCATCCACACCAACGACATTCCCTTCGAGTTCCCCGAGGCCGCCCTGAAACAGGCGGCAGCCGAGGGGCCGGCGCCCATGGGCGACCGCACCGACCTGCGTTCCATCCCCCTGGTCACCATCGACGGCGAGGATGCGCGCGACTTCGACGACGCGGTGTTCGCCGAGCCCGATTCCGACCCCAAGAATCCCGGCGGCTGGCACTGCATCGTCGCCATCGCCGACGTGTCGTGGTACGTGCGGCCCGGCGACGCCCTGGACAAGGAAGCCTTCAAGCGCGGCAACTCGGTCTATTTCCCCGACCGGGTGGTGCCCATGCTGCCCGAGGAGCTGTCCAACGGCTGGTGCTCGTTGAAGCCCGACGAGGACCGCCCCTGCATGGGGGTGCATTTCTGGCTGGACGCCCTGGGCAACAAGCTGCGGCATCGTTTCGTGCGGGGAATGATGCGCTCGGTGGCGCGCCTCACCTATACCCAGGTGCAGGCGGCCAGGGACGGGCGGCCCGACGACAAGACCGCCCCGCTGCTCTCCAATGTGATCGAGCCGTTGTACGGTGCCTGGGCGGCCTTGTTTCGCGAGCGTAAGGAACGCGGCGTGCTCGAGCTCGACATCCCCGAGCGCAAGGTGACCATCACGCCGGACGGCAAGGTGGAGTCCATCACCGAGCGCGAACGCTTCGACAGCCACCGGCTGATCGAGGACTTCATGATCATGGCCAATGTCTGCGCCGCCGAGACCCTGGAGAAGGTCGGGAAGCCCTGCATGTACCGCATCCACGATTTGCCCTCCCAGGAGAAGCTGGAGGGCCTGCGGGAATTCCTGTCGTCGCTGGACCTGAAACTGGCCAAGGGCCAGGTGCTGCGTCCCGCCCATTTCAACCGCATCCTCGAAGCCGTGGCCGACACCGCCAATTCCCATCTGGTGAGCGAGGTGATCCTGCGCTCCCAGGCCCAGGCCCAGTACAGCCCGGAGAATATCGGCCATTTCGGCCTGGGGCTGGCGCGCTATGCCCACTTCACCTCGCCCATCCGCCGCTATGCCGATCTGCTGGTCCACCGGGCGCTGATCGCCGGGCTGCATCTGGGCGAGGGCGCGCTGCCTGCGGATGCAGTCGCACACTTCGCCGAGTGGGGCGAGCACATTTCGATCACGGAACGGCGCGCCGCGGTGGCCGAGCGCGAAGCGGTGGACCGCTACGTAACCGCCTTCCTGTCGGACCGGGTGGGGGCGACCTTTGCGGGCAAGGTGTCGGGCGTCACCCGCTTCGGCCTGTTCGTCACCCTGGATCAGACCGGGGCCGACGGGCTGGTGCCCATCTCGACGCTGCCCGAGGATTTCTACGTCCATGACGAGGTCCACCACTGCCTGGTGGGCAAGCGCACCCGCAAGACGTTCCAACTGGGCCAGAAGCTGGAGGTGGAACTGGCCGAGGCCAACACGCTCACCGGCTCCATGGTGTTCCGCTTAGGCGGAGCGCCCGAACGTCCCGCCCGTCCGCCCCGTCCGGGGTCCAGGCCGTTCCGCCCCGGCGGCGGAGGGCGCAAAGGGCGGCGATGA
- a CDS encoding class I SAM-dependent methyltransferase, with protein sequence MSVFAAADPAPVACTVCGAPSPLMGVVDFHKSCLELDGKRLGLRGIPVYYRRCPRCGLVFCDTMLRWSDEDFARRIYNADYAVVDPEYAETRPVGNAALLLDLLGEGATGVSVMDYGGGNGRFAAELRAAGLRAATVDPHTPHPTPDFATADLVTAFEVFEHAMRPQRVLDEALALMEPDGALMFSTLLQPAEFDALGLGWWYVAPRNGHVSIHSRTSLSELLGSRGLRLVSFSDGLHLAFRQMPAFLRHRLKEAR encoded by the coding sequence ATGAGCGTCTTTGCCGCCGCTGATCCCGCCCCGGTCGCCTGCACGGTGTGCGGCGCGCCGTCGCCGCTGATGGGCGTGGTGGACTTTCACAAGAGCTGTCTGGAACTGGACGGCAAGCGCCTGGGCCTGCGGGGCATTCCGGTCTATTACCGCCGCTGTCCCCGCTGCGGTCTGGTCTTCTGCGACACCATGCTGCGCTGGAGCGACGAGGACTTCGCCCGGCGCATCTACAACGCCGATTACGCCGTCGTCGACCCCGAATACGCCGAGACACGGCCGGTGGGCAACGCGGCCCTACTGCTCGATCTGCTGGGAGAGGGGGCGACGGGCGTCTCGGTGATGGATTACGGCGGCGGCAACGGGCGCTTCGCCGCCGAGCTGAGGGCGGCGGGATTGCGCGCCGCCACCGTCGATCCCCACACGCCCCATCCTACCCCCGACTTCGCCACCGCCGATCTGGTCACCGCCTTCGAGGTGTTCGAGCACGCCATGCGGCCCCAGCGGGTGCTGGACGAGGCGCTGGCGCTGATGGAGCCGGACGGCGCGCTGATGTTCTCCACCTTGCTGCAGCCGGCCGAGTTCGACGCCCTGGGGCTGGGCTGGTGGTACGTGGCGCCGCGCAACGGCCATGTCTCCATCCATTCCCGGACATCGCTGAGCGAATTGCTGGGCTCGCGGGGCTTGCGTCTGGTCTCCTTCTCCGACGGGCTGCACCTGGCGTTCCGCCAAATGCCCGCTTTCCTCCGCCATCGCCTGAAGGAGGCGCGATGA
- a CDS encoding S41 family peptidase, producing MSRSEITGAGVALAVCLFSSPAAAGWVASEAERTIAFGFDAIVERHLQPVTAQTIALDGLRGLAEIDPQLAVTLDQGRLRLATPELVLADYPAAPPDDAVGWARITVNAALEAAQASERLKDADAERLYQAVFEGALGKADLFSRYAGAREAREHRSNRSGFGGIGIRFDIIDGEVRIVEVVEDGPAAKLGLKSGDVITAIDGEAVKGLERPDISAKLRGAVATEVMLALRRGAQMLQFSLRRSLIVPQTVTSSVNGGIAHFKITSFNQRTAYGLENQLKDIRTRLGAGLQGVVLDLRGNPGGLLDKAVAVVDLFVAEGTIISTRGRHPAAANAFEAKPGDIGEDLPLVVLVDGRSASAAEIVASALQDSGRAVVIGSNSYGKGTVQTVVRLPNDGEITLTWSRFHAPSGYALHGLGVLPALCTVGTTQSAAQMVEGIARGILPGKPAETLAVWRGTGIGDTELRHRLRDTCAPAKLSDSKLEMDLADRLLANRAAYARALAASAPTRGLEALQTRPSPETGSH from the coding sequence ATGAGCCGATCCGAGATCACGGGAGCCGGGGTCGCCCTGGCCGTCTGTCTCTTCTCGTCGCCTGCCGCCGCCGGCTGGGTGGCGAGCGAGGCCGAGCGCACCATCGCCTTCGGCTTCGACGCCATCGTCGAGCGCCATCTGCAACCCGTGACCGCCCAGACCATCGCGCTGGACGGGCTGCGCGGCCTAGCCGAGATCGATCCGCAGCTGGCCGTCACCCTGGACCAGGGCCGCCTGCGCCTCGCCACCCCCGAATTGGTGCTGGCCGATTACCCGGCCGCGCCCCCCGACGACGCGGTGGGCTGGGCGCGCATCACCGTCAACGCCGCCCTGGAGGCCGCACAGGCTTCCGAGCGCCTGAAGGACGCCGATGCCGAGCGCCTGTACCAGGCGGTGTTCGAGGGCGCGCTGGGCAAGGCCGACCTGTTCTCGCGCTATGCCGGGGCCAGGGAAGCACGCGAGCACCGCTCCAACCGCTCGGGCTTCGGCGGCATCGGCATCCGCTTCGACATCATCGACGGCGAGGTCCGCATCGTCGAGGTGGTGGAGGACGGTCCCGCCGCCAAGCTGGGCCTGAAATCCGGCGACGTCATCACCGCCATCGACGGCGAGGCGGTCAAGGGACTGGAGCGCCCCGACATTTCCGCGAAGCTGCGCGGCGCCGTCGCCACCGAGGTGATGCTGGCGCTGCGCCGGGGCGCCCAGATGCTGCAGTTCAGCCTGCGCCGCTCGCTGATCGTGCCCCAGACGGTGACCAGCAGCGTCAACGGCGGCATCGCTCATTTCAAGATCACCAGCTTCAACCAGCGCACCGCCTACGGCCTGGAAAACCAGCTGAAGGACATCCGTACCCGGCTGGGCGCCGGCCTGCAGGGCGTGGTGCTGGACCTGCGCGGCAATCCCGGCGGCTTGCTGGACAAGGCGGTGGCGGTGGTCGACCTGTTCGTGGCCGAGGGCACCATCATCTCGACCCGTGGCCGCCATCCGGCGGCGGCCAATGCCTTCGAGGCCAAGCCCGGCGACATCGGCGAGGATCTGCCCCTGGTGGTGCTGGTGGACGGGCGGTCGGCCTCGGCCGCCGAGATCGTCGCCTCGGCTCTGCAGGATTCGGGGCGCGCCGTGGTGATCGGCTCCAATTCCTATGGCAAGGGCACCGTCCAGACGGTGGTGCGCCTGCCCAATGACGGCGAGATCACGCTGACCTGGTCGCGCTTCCACGCGCCGTCGGGCTATGCCCTGCACGGTCTGGGGGTGCTGCCGGCCCTGTGCACGGTGGGAACCACCCAGTCGGCGGCCCAGATGGTCGAGGGCATCGCGCGCGGCATCCTGCCGGGCAAGCCGGCCGAGACCCTGGCGGTGTGGCGCGGCACCGGCATCGGCGACACCGAACTGCGCCACCGGCTGCGCGACACCTGCGCCCCGGCCAAATTGAGCGACAGCAAGCTGGAGATGGATCTGGCCGACCGGCTGCTGGCCAACCGCGCCGCCTATGCCCGCGCCCTGGCCGCCTCGGCCCCCACACGGGGGCTGGAGGCGTTGCAGACCCGGCCGTCGCCGGAAACCGGATCGCACTGA
- a CDS encoding FAS1-like dehydratase domain-containing protein, translating to MKLTHWIGRTETLHDVAAPAPLLGLAATLDHAEPPWIAGEVPPLGHWLYFLPRALERDIAADGHPHKGGFLPPVELPRRMWAGGEFTFRAPIPVGQAITRRSTIADVTEKSGRSGPMVFVRVEHEISTPEGPALSEVHHIVYREAPRPGEAPPPAEPAPEGAVWRRCIQPDIVLLFRYSALTFNGHRIHYDRDYCREVEGYPGLIVHGPLTATLLMDLFLRHNPGARITGFRFRARRPLFDIHPLEVCGRPVPGGAELWAVDHQGNLAMSAEVEAA from the coding sequence ATGAAGCTCACCCATTGGATCGGCCGGACCGAGACGCTCCACGACGTGGCTGCCCCGGCGCCGCTCCTCGGTCTGGCCGCCACCCTGGACCATGCCGAGCCGCCGTGGATCGCCGGCGAGGTGCCGCCCCTGGGCCACTGGCTCTATTTCCTGCCGCGTGCGCTGGAGCGCGACATCGCCGCCGACGGCCATCCGCACAAGGGCGGCTTCCTGCCGCCGGTGGAACTGCCCCGGCGCATGTGGGCAGGCGGCGAGTTCACCTTCCGCGCGCCCATCCCGGTGGGCCAGGCCATCACCCGGCGCTCGACCATCGCCGACGTGACGGAGAAGAGCGGGCGTTCCGGTCCCATGGTGTTCGTGCGCGTCGAGCACGAGATTTCCACGCCCGAGGGACCGGCGCTCTCGGAAGTCCACCACATCGTCTACCGCGAGGCGCCAAGGCCGGGCGAGGCCCCGCCACCGGCCGAACCGGCCCCCGAGGGCGCGGTGTGGCGGCGGTGCATTCAGCCCGATATCGTGCTGCTGTTCCGCTATTCGGCGCTGACCTTCAACGGCCACCGCATCCACTACGACCGCGACTATTGCCGCGAGGTGGAGGGCTATCCCGGCCTGATCGTCCACGGGCCGCTGACCGCCACCCTGCTGATGGATCTGTTCCTGCGCCACAATCCGGGCGCACGGATCACCGGGTTCAGGTTCCGCGCCAGGCGCCCGCTGTTCGACATCCATCCGCTGGAGGTGTGCGGACGCCCCGTTCCCGGCGGAGCGGAACTGTGGGCGGTGGACCACCAGGGCAATCTGGCCATGAGCGCCGAGGTGGAGGCCGCTTGA
- a CDS encoding SDR family NAD(P)-dependent oxidoreductase, with protein MTTSLAGKIAVITGASSGIGRSIAERFLADGAKVAVFARNAAALAEIAKGREESVLVVTGDVTSAADLDRLVAETVKRFGGVDIVVPNAGIAKVVPFEQSDAAAIEHQFGVNFTGAVQTVRGFLPHIRKGGSVLFVTTFLTQVGFPGLAIYSASKAALKSFSQTLAAELAPKGIRVNSVAPGPIGTPIWGSIGLPADVLQAVATQVTARLMPGAFGEPGDIAATAAFLCSDQAKNIWGQEIVVDGGYTIG; from the coding sequence ATGACCACTTCCCTTGCCGGCAAGATCGCCGTCATCACCGGCGCCAGCAGCGGCATCGGCCGCTCCATCGCCGAGCGCTTCCTGGCCGATGGCGCCAAGGTCGCCGTCTTCGCCCGCAATGCCGCCGCCCTGGCCGAGATCGCCAAGGGCCGCGAGGAATCCGTGCTGGTGGTGACCGGCGACGTCACCAGCGCCGCCGATCTGGACCGGCTGGTGGCCGAGACGGTGAAGCGCTTCGGCGGCGTCGACATCGTGGTGCCCAATGCCGGCATCGCCAAGGTGGTGCCCTTCGAACAGAGCGACGCGGCGGCCATCGAGCATCAGTTCGGCGTCAACTTCACCGGCGCGGTGCAGACGGTGCGCGGCTTCCTGCCCCATATCCGCAAGGGCGGCTCGGTGCTGTTCGTCACCACCTTCCTGACCCAGGTGGGCTTCCCCGGCCTGGCCATCTACAGCGCCAGCAAGGCGGCGCTGAAGTCGTTCTCGCAGACCCTGGCCGCCGAACTGGCGCCCAAGGGCATCCGCGTCAACTCCGTGGCCCCCGGCCCCATCGGCACCCCCATCTGGGGCAGCATCGGCCTGCCCGCCGACGTGCTGCAGGCGGTGGCCACCCAGGTGACGGCGCGCCTGATGCCCGGCGCCTTCGGCGAGCCCGGCGACATCGCCGCCACCGCCGCCTTCCTGTGCTCGGATCAGGCCAAGAACATCTGGGGCCAGGAAATCGTGGTCGACGGCGGCTACACCATCGGCTGA
- a CDS encoding glutathione S-transferase produces MKLRYSTTSPYARKCWVVAAETGLESRLDFVVTNAWSPETDLPNDNPLGKVPCLITEGGEALFDSPVICEYLDSLHDGQKLFPPVGGARWEQLRLAALADGILDAAVGKRIELTMRPEDKRWSDWTDRQTRAIVRALDVMEEECAGWGRDFLIGQIGAAVALGYLDLRFKAEDWRAAHPNLAKWYAEAAKRPSMVKSEPRE; encoded by the coding sequence ATGAAGCTGCGCTATTCCACCACCTCGCCCTATGCCCGCAAGTGCTGGGTGGTCGCCGCCGAGACCGGGCTGGAATCCCGCCTGGACTTCGTGGTGACCAACGCCTGGTCGCCGGAGACCGACCTGCCCAACGACAACCCCCTGGGCAAGGTTCCCTGCCTGATCACCGAGGGCGGCGAGGCGCTGTTCGATTCGCCGGTGATCTGCGAATACCTGGATTCGCTCCATGACGGGCAGAAGCTGTTTCCGCCGGTGGGGGGCGCGCGCTGGGAACAGCTGCGCCTGGCCGCCCTGGCCGACGGCATCCTCGACGCCGCGGTGGGCAAGCGCATCGAGCTGACCATGCGGCCCGAGGACAAGCGCTGGAGCGACTGGACCGACCGCCAGACCCGCGCCATCGTCCGGGCCCTGGACGTGATGGAGGAGGAATGCGCCGGCTGGGGCCGCGACTTCCTGATCGGCCAGATCGGCGCGGCGGTGGCCTTGGGCTATCTCGACCTGCGCTTCAAGGCCGAGGACTGGCGCGCCGCCCACCCCAATCTGGCCAAGTGGTATGCCGAGGCGGCCAAGCGCCCCTCCATGGTCAAATCCGAACCCAGGGAGTGA
- a CDS encoding cupin domain-containing protein, whose translation MVQTAETVIARLGLTPHPEGGHYAETWRHAPEGGGRGAGTAIHYLLKAGERSHWHRVDATEIWHYHAGDPLRLLLSGDGRETRTVLLGPDLDAGQVPQVIVPPHCWQAAEPTGAWTLVGCTVSPAFEFAGFEMAPKGWSPGQ comes from the coding sequence ATGGTGCAGACCGCCGAAACCGTCATCGCCCGGCTGGGGCTGACGCCCCATCCCGAGGGCGGCCACTACGCCGAGACCTGGCGGCACGCCCCCGAAGGCGGCGGACGGGGCGCGGGCACGGCCATCCATTACCTGCTGAAGGCGGGCGAGCGCTCCCACTGGCACCGGGTCGATGCCACCGAGATCTGGCACTACCATGCCGGCGATCCGCTGCGCCTGCTGCTGTCGGGCGACGGGCGGGAGACGCGCACGGTTCTGCTGGGTCCCGATCTGGACGCCGGGCAGGTTCCCCAGGTGATCGTGCCGCCCCATTGCTGGCAGGCGGCCGAACCCACGGGGGCCTGGACCCTGGTGGGCTGCACTGTATCCCCGGCCTTCGAGTTCGCCGGTTTCGAAATGGCCCCCAAGGGATGGAGCCCGGGACAATGA
- a CDS encoding HAD-IA family hydrolase produces MMNRVAALIFDVDGTLAETEEAHRYAFNRAFSESGLSWTWNQAIYRQLLKVSGGKERILAFAPDASPELVAGLHSRKNQIYTKMVASGQVSFRPGIESLISSARAQGLKLAIATTATRANVEALLGARKAFFHTIACAEDVRRKKPDPEVYALVLKRLDLAPDKCLVLEDSPNGLIAATALGLKVIVTPSLYTRGLDFSGACAVLPDLGGVTLARLIDLKG; encoded by the coding sequence ATGATGAACCGGGTCGCCGCGCTGATCTTCGATGTGGACGGCACCCTGGCCGAGACCGAGGAAGCGCATCGCTACGCCTTCAACCGCGCCTTTTCCGAATCCGGCCTCAGCTGGACCTGGAACCAGGCCATCTATCGCCAGTTGCTGAAGGTGTCGGGCGGCAAGGAGCGCATCCTGGCCTTCGCGCCCGACGCCTCGCCCGAACTGGTGGCCGGGCTGCACAGCCGCAAGAACCAGATCTACACCAAGATGGTGGCCAGCGGGCAGGTGTCGTTTCGCCCCGGAATCGAATCGCTGATCTCGTCGGCGCGGGCCCAGGGGCTGAAACTGGCCATCGCCACCACCGCGACACGAGCCAATGTGGAAGCGCTGCTGGGCGCCCGCAAGGCCTTCTTCCACACCATCGCCTGCGCCGAGGACGTGCGCCGGAAGAAGCCCGACCCCGAAGTCTACGCCCTGGTGCTGAAGCGCCTGGACCTGGCCCCCGACAAGTGCCTGGTGCTGGAGGATTCCCCCAACGGCCTGATCGCCGCCACCGCCCTGGGCCTCAAGGTGATCGTGACCCCCAGCCTGTATACCAGGGGGCTGGATTTCTCGGGCGCCTGCGCCGTGTTGCCCGATCTGGGCGGTGTGACCCTGGCCCGGCTCATCGATCTCAAGGGATGA
- a CDS encoding uracil-DNA glycosylase family protein, translating into MSESLGELAARMRACRVCEASLPLGPRPVFRLSETARLLIIGQAPGTRVHETGIPWNDRSGDRLRLWLGLDHETFYDSSRIAILPTGLCYPGRLPRGGDRPPRPECAPLWHGPVLEHLPELRLTLLVGSYAQAFHLGERRKATLTRTVAAWRDYLPRFLVLPHPSWRTTAWEAKTPWFGSELLPEARRRVGATLA; encoded by the coding sequence ATGAGCGAAAGCCTGGGCGAACTTGCCGCCCGCATGCGGGCATGCCGGGTGTGCGAGGCCAGCCTTCCCCTGGGACCCCGGCCGGTGTTCCGCCTGTCGGAAACCGCCCGGTTGCTGATCATCGGCCAGGCGCCGGGCACCAGGGTGCACGAGACCGGCATTCCCTGGAACGACCGTTCCGGCGACCGGCTGCGCCTGTGGCTGGGTCTCGACCACGAGACCTTCTACGATTCGTCGCGCATCGCCATCCTGCCCACCGGCCTGTGCTATCCCGGCCGCCTGCCCCGGGGCGGCGATCGTCCGCCCCGGCCGGAATGCGCGCCGCTGTGGCACGGGCCGGTGCTGGAGCATCTCCCCGAATTGCGCCTGACCCTGCTGGTGGGAAGCTACGCCCAGGCGTTTCATCTGGGGGAACGGCGCAAGGCCACGCTGACCCGGACGGTGGCGGCGTGGCGCGACTATCTGCCGCGCTTTCTGGTGCTGCCCCATCCCTCGTGGCGGACCACCGCCTGGGAGGCCAAGACCCCGTGGTTCGGGAGCGAACTGCTGCCCGAGGCGCGGCGGCGGGTGGGCGCCACCCTGGCCTGA
- a CDS encoding dTDP-4-dehydrorhamnose 3,5-epimerase family protein, with translation MQVSKTPLDGVLLITPPTIFEDFRGQFVETYNRELYNEAGITVDFIQDDISVSSRHVLRGVHGDAATWKLLSCLHGSLYLMVINNDPASAQYRQWTSFTLSEKNRQQVLVPPKFGNGHLVLSEQAILHYKQNTTYCREGQFTIMWNDPAYGMWWPISNPILSRRDLGLG, from the coding sequence ATGCAGGTGAGCAAGACCCCCCTCGATGGCGTTCTGTTGATCACGCCGCCGACCATCTTCGAGGACTTTCGCGGCCAGTTCGTGGAAACCTACAACCGCGAGCTCTACAACGAAGCCGGCATCACCGTCGATTTCATCCAGGACGACATCTCCGTCTCGTCGCGCCACGTGCTGCGCGGCGTCCACGGCGATGCGGCGACCTGGAAGCTGCTGTCATGCCTGCATGGCAGCCTGTACCTGATGGTGATAAACAACGATCCCGCCTCTGCGCAATACCGCCAGTGGACCTCGTTCACCCTGTCGGAGAAGAACCGCCAGCAGGTGCTGGTTCCTCCTAAGTTCGGTAACGGCCATCTGGTGCTGAGCGAGCAGGCCATCCTCCATTACAAGCAGAACACCACCTATTGCCGCGAGGGCCAGTTCACCATCATGTGGAACGACCCGGCCTATGGCATGTGGTGGCCCATCAGCAACCCGATCCTGTCCCGGCGCGACCTGGGGCTCGGCTGA
- a CDS encoding nucleotidyltransferase family protein encodes MAGACLAAVTAVILAGGKGTRIAGLFPGIPKPMIPVAGQPFLHWVVRWLDQRGIGDIMISVGHLAGAIEQWAAGKPHGITLRTVAETEPLGTGGAVVSCLDACRDWVLVLNGDSLVEVDLAAMVERVRRDGLDGGVVGVRVADASRYGSLAVGPGFLLTGFAEKRAGAGLINAGVYLFRAELLRRFPSGQPLSMETDIMPALLAGGAHLAVEESTGPFLDIGTPESVVLAEDFVGGLFGAI; translated from the coding sequence GTGGCGGGGGCCTGTCTTGCGGCGGTGACGGCCGTCATCCTGGCCGGCGGCAAGGGCACCCGCATCGCCGGGCTGTTTCCCGGCATTCCCAAGCCGATGATTCCGGTGGCCGGCCAGCCCTTCCTGCATTGGGTGGTGCGCTGGCTGGACCAGCGCGGGATCGGCGACATCATGATCAGCGTCGGCCATCTGGCCGGGGCGATCGAGCAATGGGCCGCCGGGAAACCCCACGGCATCACCCTGCGCACCGTGGCCGAGACCGAGCCGCTGGGCACCGGCGGGGCGGTGGTGTCCTGCCTGGATGCCTGCCGCGACTGGGTTCTGGTGCTCAACGGCGATTCCCTGGTCGAGGTGGATCTGGCGGCCATGGTCGAGCGTGTCCGGCGTGACGGCCTGGACGGCGGCGTGGTCGGCGTGCGCGTCGCTGATGCCAGCCGCTACGGGTCGCTGGCGGTGGGGCCTGGGTTCCTGCTGACCGGTTTCGCCGAGAAGCGGGCCGGGGCGGGGCTGATCAATGCCGGGGTCTATCTGTTCCGCGCCGAGCTTTTGCGGCGCTTCCCATCGGGGCAACCGCTCAGCATGGAAACCGACATCATGCCGGCCCTGCTGGCAGGCGGCGCTCATCTGGCGGTGGAGGAGAGCACTGGTCCCTTCCTCGACATCGGAACGCCGGAATCGGTGGTTCTGGCCGAAGATTTCGTCGGCGGGCTGTTCGGCGCCATCTAA